In a single window of the Leptospira sanjuanensis genome:
- a CDS encoding adenylate/guanylate cyclase domain-containing protein, translated as MPNEQEIEDFKKQFVENQKGIEELNQKLNRKTREVEIIQSISSEILNTLDLDLIFERIMKVMDEVFGFKHAMILMVEENSEILKVVASRGYEEGGIGATVEFGKGVIGVVAKKRKIMRMVGISTQMRYAGQVGQSLGMEEKKIELPGLKDAKSQIAIPLLVKEKLLGVFAVESAEINAFKLLDEMILSIVGNQIAVAIENAAAYHTQQQLSEAYSRFVPKELLSLLSKRSILETQLADQTEGLMTVMFSDIRGFTTLSETMTPNENFRFINDYLGMIAPVIKEHHGFIDKFIGDAIMAIFPSRAEDAVEASLAMMRALRRFNELRKEKNQDPIDIGIGIHTGHLMLGIIGHENRMEGTVIGDSVNLASRVEGLTKEFKCSIIASEVTIASLKDKDRFQHEFLDEVKVKGKSQAVKVYKIESPA; from the coding sequence GTGCCGAACGAACAGGAAATCGAAGACTTCAAAAAGCAGTTTGTCGAGAACCAAAAAGGAATCGAAGAACTCAACCAGAAGCTGAACCGGAAAACCAGAGAAGTGGAGATCATTCAATCGATCTCCTCCGAAATCCTCAACACTCTGGATTTGGATCTAATTTTTGAACGAATCATGAAAGTCATGGACGAGGTTTTCGGGTTCAAACACGCAATGATTCTGATGGTCGAAGAAAATTCCGAAATTCTCAAGGTGGTAGCAAGCCGCGGTTACGAAGAAGGCGGAATCGGGGCTACCGTAGAATTCGGCAAAGGTGTGATCGGAGTCGTCGCAAAAAAAAGAAAGATCATGCGAATGGTCGGAATCAGCACGCAGATGCGCTATGCGGGTCAGGTCGGACAATCTTTGGGAATGGAAGAAAAGAAAATCGAACTTCCCGGATTAAAGGACGCAAAGAGTCAGATCGCGATTCCGCTTCTCGTAAAGGAAAAGTTGCTCGGCGTCTTTGCAGTGGAAAGCGCGGAAATCAACGCGTTCAAACTTTTGGACGAAATGATTTTGAGCATCGTAGGAAATCAGATCGCGGTCGCGATCGAAAACGCCGCGGCCTATCATACGCAGCAGCAATTATCCGAAGCTTACAGTCGTTTCGTTCCGAAAGAACTCCTTTCTCTTTTGAGCAAACGATCGATTCTGGAAACGCAGCTTGCCGATCAAACCGAAGGTCTTATGACTGTTATGTTCTCGGACATTCGTGGTTTTACGACTCTTTCGGAAACGATGACGCCGAATGAAAACTTTCGATTTATCAACGATTACTTGGGAATGATCGCGCCCGTCATCAAAGAACACCACGGGTTTATCGATAAGTTTATCGGAGACGCGATCATGGCGATCTTTCCTTCGCGAGCCGAGGACGCAGTGGAAGCTTCTCTCGCTATGATGCGCGCCTTACGTCGATTCAACGAACTTCGAAAGGAAAAGAATCAGGATCCGATCGATATCGGAATCGGTATTCATACGGGACATCTGATGCTCGGAATCATCGGGCACGAAAACCGCATGGAAGGAACTGTGATCGGAGACAGCGTGAACTTGGCTTCCAGAGTAGAAGGTTTAACGAAAGAATTCAAATGTTCGATCATCGCGAGCGAAGTCACGATCGCATCGCTCAAAGACAAGGACCGATTTCAACATGAATTTTTGGACGAGGTCAAGGTAAAAGGAAAGTCGCAGGCCGTAAAAGTATATAAGATCGAAAGTCCCGCTTAA
- a CDS encoding pyridoxamine 5'-phosphate oxidase family protein: MIPETLQPCLQGIVPSIMVTSSKEGIPNATIVSQVYQVDSSHVAISNQFFGKTHINSVENRYAMLQVLNPETLEPWILEIYYQRTETEGDLFDAMEMQLEAIASMSGMSEVFKLKAADIFEVRSARILSEAKEA, translated from the coding sequence ATGATACCGGAAACACTACAACCCTGTCTTCAAGGAATCGTTCCTAGCATCATGGTAACTTCTTCCAAGGAAGGGATTCCGAACGCAACCATCGTAAGCCAAGTCTATCAGGTGGATTCTTCTCATGTGGCGATCTCGAATCAATTTTTCGGGAAAACGCATATCAATTCCGTGGAAAACCGTTACGCAATGTTGCAGGTTTTGAATCCCGAAACCCTCGAACCATGGATTTTAGAGATCTACTATCAAAGAACCGAAACCGAAGGCGATTTGTTCGACGCGATGGAAATGCAGTTGGAAGCGATCGCATCCATGTCGGGGATGAGCGAAGTGTTCAAGTTGAAGGCGGCCGATATATTCGAGGTACGCTCCGCGAGAATTCTTTCGGAAGCGAAGGAAGCATAA
- a CDS encoding DUF4505 family protein — protein sequence MRQRRTYFYRIDGRGRLFHDFSELKDPAFLDFFIERIRKNDTGEHSEYPFLSVCNGEWNFIQPATTIFVFRKLENGNLYYSPSHFVSFQPENLKVFHESLAHPAPLDEWGSFSSELLLEFSKRILQRENQLFLEYEGKNFLISKEDSH from the coding sequence ATGAGGCAAAGAAGAACCTATTTTTATCGGATCGACGGACGAGGAAGACTCTTCCACGATTTTTCAGAACTCAAGGATCCCGCGTTTCTGGATTTTTTTATAGAAAGAATCCGAAAGAACGACACGGGAGAACATTCCGAGTATCCGTTCCTTTCCGTTTGCAACGGAGAATGGAATTTCATACAACCTGCGACGACGATTTTCGTATTTCGAAAATTGGAAAACGGAAATCTCTACTATTCCCCGAGTCATTTCGTTTCGTTTCAACCGGAGAATCTCAAGGTCTTTCACGAGTCGCTCGCTCATCCCGCCCCTCTCGACGAATGGGGTTCTTTTTCTTCCGAACTTCTTCTCGAATTTTCCAAACGAATTTTACAGCGAGAGAATCAACTTTTCCTGGAATACGAAGGAAAAAACTTTTTGATCTCAAAAGAGGATTCTCACTGA
- a CDS encoding O-antigen ligase family protein, giving the protein MKERITNVLQTLSLVSLGLFLLSFPQSVSVSQIFGGLTIASAYPLFFLDSESCTTWKRIRIPFLLFFGIYLCLFVSSLWHADRFSPFFQKFLKQSEFGDFWMLLLFPASFLVASKEKNQIVLKRFLFASASIAILLGCISLFSEVRIGKFVANGFRYAPGDRLQHFSGNVGPIKLYLPLGMMNTHLTFGGLLGIFLPGLFVDWFQCVKRKRDLTLFFKTLLVFAGFGILFFNQSRSVWLGVFVTLFLLLVKGTFGIRKNLPNFSVSKRIATGLVLLGILISAGYLFRTNWLIQRSISQIFEVHNTENQRYYIYKNTIPLIREHWFAGVGGGNYKDSHWKESAKMIQANEQLWYELYITPRGHAHNDLLHFFTTGGIFAVLLFLLFWGRMFSNFFRSDYSSIQGIPILAIGILSLFPAGFFQCYLLDDEVVLPFFAFCGIFLGGRLAIVHPKNSSSVSNRVSTLSDPRETKGSIFGTEETSPPILSVSPSFGSVDLFSWIYKNRLFLVQILASIGVPILLYWLFWIPRLYLEPLEVYNRRVRSSEPALIKEVQKNILKFESFRNAPESILNRDSSGADDTSPSHPDDSAFGSGRFVFVPSGLGIEQASLPFQVEGCLTHRYPNPPLPRRTPFSFTIFLPETPKNSPKTAEITIVSRDSFDQDRLYWAHGEADLFTIHVALKSGENPILVGGGLLETTPREFPNEVFFRDYRIRFSGFETGKPIEFPKLYFGKICDTVLPLPQ; this is encoded by the coding sequence TTGAAAGAACGAATCACAAACGTACTCCAAACTCTGTCCTTGGTTTCTCTCGGATTATTTCTTTTGAGCTTTCCTCAATCAGTCAGCGTCTCTCAGATTTTCGGAGGACTTACGATCGCATCCGCCTATCCCTTGTTCTTTCTCGACTCTGAATCCTGTACAACCTGGAAACGAATTCGAATTCCGTTTTTGCTTTTTTTCGGAATTTATCTTTGCCTTTTTGTCTCTTCCCTTTGGCACGCGGATCGCTTCTCCCCTTTCTTTCAAAAGTTTTTAAAACAATCCGAGTTCGGAGATTTTTGGATGCTTCTTTTGTTTCCCGCTTCGTTTCTGGTGGCTTCTAAAGAAAAGAACCAAATCGTTTTGAAACGATTTCTCTTCGCGTCCGCTTCGATCGCGATTCTGTTGGGCTGCATCAGTTTATTTTCCGAAGTACGAATCGGGAAATTCGTCGCCAACGGATTTCGCTACGCGCCCGGCGATCGCCTTCAACATTTTTCGGGGAACGTCGGTCCGATCAAACTCTATCTTCCCCTCGGAATGATGAACACGCACCTTACGTTCGGCGGTCTTTTGGGAATCTTCCTACCCGGACTTTTCGTGGATTGGTTTCAGTGCGTAAAAAGGAAACGGGATTTAACGCTGTTTTTCAAAACCCTTTTGGTATTTGCAGGATTTGGAATCTTATTTTTCAACCAGAGCCGATCGGTTTGGCTCGGAGTTTTTGTGACGTTGTTCCTTCTTCTGGTAAAAGGAACCTTTGGGATCCGAAAAAATCTCCCGAATTTTTCCGTAAGCAAAAGAATTGCGACCGGACTGGTTTTACTAGGCATTTTGATTTCGGCGGGATATTTATTCCGAACCAATTGGCTGATCCAAAGATCGATTTCTCAAATATTCGAAGTTCATAATACGGAAAATCAGCGATATTACATCTATAAAAACACGATTCCATTGATTCGAGAACATTGGTTTGCGGGAGTCGGCGGAGGCAATTACAAGGATTCCCATTGGAAAGAATCCGCAAAGATGATTCAAGCGAACGAACAACTTTGGTATGAACTGTATATCACTCCGAGAGGACACGCGCACAACGATCTTCTTCATTTTTTTACCACCGGCGGAATTTTCGCGGTCCTATTGTTTCTTCTGTTTTGGGGAAGAATGTTCTCGAACTTCTTTCGTTCCGATTACTCTTCCATACAAGGAATTCCGATTTTGGCGATCGGAATTTTAAGCCTGTTTCCGGCCGGATTCTTTCAGTGTTATCTTTTGGACGACGAGGTGGTTCTTCCCTTTTTCGCGTTTTGCGGAATCTTTTTGGGAGGACGGCTCGCGATAGTCCATCCGAAGAATTCCAGCTCCGTTTCGAATCGAGTGTCGACGCTTTCCGATCCGCGGGAAACGAAGGGATCGATTTTCGGCACGGAGGAAACATCCCCGCCGATTCTAAGCGTATCTCCATCGTTCGGAAGTGTTGATCTTTTCTCCTGGATCTACAAAAACCGACTTTTTCTAGTTCAGATTCTCGCATCGATCGGCGTTCCGATTCTTCTCTATTGGTTGTTTTGGATTCCTCGTTTGTATTTGGAACCGCTGGAAGTTTATAACCGAAGAGTTCGTTCTTCCGAACCCGCGCTGATTAAAGAAGTACAAAAGAATATTCTAAAATTCGAATCTTTCAGAAATGCGCCCGAATCGATCTTAAATCGGGATTCGAGCGGCGCCGACGACACTTCGCCTTCCCACCCGGACGATTCGGCTTTCGGTTCAGGACGATTTGTCTTTGTTCCCTCGGGGCTCGGTATAGAGCAGGCTTCTCTTCCGTTCCAGGTGGAAGGTTGTCTAACGCACCGATATCCGAATCCGCCTCTTCCTCGCAGAACACCGTTTAGCTTTACGATTTTTCTTCCGGAAACTCCGAAGAATTCTCCCAAAACCGCGGAGATCACGATCGTATCTCGGGATTCTTTCGATCAAGACCGGCTCTACTGGGCGCACGGAGAAGCGGATCTGTTTACGATCCATGTCGCATTAAAAAGCGGAGAAAATCCGATCCTGGTAGGCGGAGGACTTCTCGAGACGACTCCCCGGGAATTTCCGAACGAAGTTTTTTTCCGCGATTATAGAATCCGCTTTTCCGGTTTTGAAACGGGAAAACCGATCGAATTTCCGAAACTGTATTTTGGGAAGATTTGCGATACGGTGCTTCCGTTGCCGCAATAG
- a CDS encoding glycosyltransferase family 2 protein, which translates to MGKSIPAKKKKAQKKTEAPSALMGKKLSVAIITYNEERNIGDCIRSCIDIADEIVVLDSISTDATEKISKSFPSVRFYKQKFKGHIEQKNDAIALCKYDWILSLDADERVSPELKNSILTFKQKPDDGDLGGLQVSRLTFHMGRFIRYGGWYPQYRYRIFRKGQAVWVGENPHDYISIEGNGSRIHGDIIHYSFTDLAHQVNTINQFSSIVAYTRQRKGKKFSVLRTIYKPFSKFVETYFFKFGFLDGFPGWVIAVSSAYSTFLKDAKQYELQKGITERPSNVKSSYGN; encoded by the coding sequence ATGGGAAAATCAATTCCAGCAAAGAAAAAGAAAGCACAAAAAAAAACGGAAGCCCCTTCCGCTCTGATGGGAAAAAAACTTTCGGTCGCCATCATCACTTACAACGAAGAACGCAACATCGGAGATTGTATCCGTTCCTGCATCGACATAGCCGATGAGATCGTCGTCTTAGATTCGATCAGCACGGACGCCACCGAAAAGATTTCGAAGTCTTTTCCTTCCGTCCGGTTTTATAAACAAAAATTCAAAGGTCACATCGAACAGAAGAACGACGCGATCGCTCTTTGCAAATACGATTGGATTCTTTCTTTGGATGCGGACGAACGGGTTTCACCGGAACTGAAGAATTCGATTCTTACTTTCAAACAAAAACCGGACGACGGAGATCTCGGCGGTTTGCAGGTTTCCCGTTTGACCTTTCACATGGGAAGATTTATCCGTTACGGCGGTTGGTATCCTCAATATCGATATCGCATCTTCCGCAAAGGTCAGGCCGTTTGGGTCGGGGAAAATCCTCACGACTATATCAGCATCGAAGGAAACGGAAGCAGGATTCACGGCGACATCATTCACTACAGTTTTACGGATCTCGCCCATCAAGTGAACACGATCAATCAGTTCTCCTCGATCGTAGCCTACACGAGACAAAGAAAGGGAAAGAAGTTTTCCGTTCTTCGAACGATCTACAAACCGTTTTCCAAGTTCGTGGAAACGTATTTTTTTAAGTTCGGATTTTTGGACGGGTTTCCCGGTTGGGTCATCGCGGTTTCCTCGGCATATTCCACGTTCTTAAAGGACGCGAAACAATACGAGCTTCAGAAAGGAATCACGGAACGACCTTCCAACGTAAAATCGAGTTATGGTAATTAA
- a CDS encoding LBBP_01157 family protein, translated as MVIKSFFAKLLSFFRRKKRKKGSGEEETLPVRESYGYKRELAELREKADRFFVTRKKTGGLVHETKYYKLLKNGPKLFRLEGKEKSGREYSLVVSTGNFLSLQGEKISGVVVIPEAELNRILSYEHSDLKSVFSRFQPEGIDEDLKVLYGESASSQETWKDFYNWESFWKQQIFIRLKPSIVAVLLVYMGPEFEQFFQSNSTKRLKSIVSDELYFLNVSGNQKENSPYTENLSLQDFEKAKREFFQVLEQIRKKRGSN; from the coding sequence ATGGTAATTAAGTCGTTTTTCGCAAAACTCCTTTCCTTTTTTCGAAGAAAAAAACGGAAGAAAGGTTCCGGCGAAGAAGAAACGCTTCCGGTTCGGGAAAGTTACGGTTACAAACGCGAACTCGCGGAACTGCGGGAAAAGGCGGATCGTTTCTTCGTCACCCGAAAGAAAACGGGCGGTCTCGTTCACGAAACGAAATATTATAAACTTCTAAAGAACGGTCCGAAACTTTTCCGTCTCGAAGGAAAGGAAAAATCCGGAAGGGAATATTCCCTCGTCGTTTCGACCGGAAATTTTTTGAGCTTGCAAGGGGAGAAGATTTCAGGAGTCGTTGTGATTCCCGAAGCGGAGTTGAACCGAATTCTTTCCTATGAACATTCCGACTTAAAAAGCGTATTTTCCCGATTTCAACCAGAAGGAATCGACGAAGACCTGAAAGTTTTATACGGAGAATCCGCTTCTTCCCAAGAAACGTGGAAGGACTTTTACAACTGGGAATCGTTTTGGAAACAGCAGATTTTTATTCGTCTGAAACCGAGTATTGTCGCCGTACTTCTTGTGTATATGGGACCTGAGTTCGAACAATTCTTTCAGTCTAATTCTACAAAGCGGCTCAAGAGCATCGTCTCGGACGAACTTTATTTTTTGAATGTGAGCGGAAATCAAAAGGAGAATTCTCCGTATACGGAAAATCTTTCCTTACAGGATTTCGAAAAGGCAAAGAGGGAATTTTTTCAAGTGCTCGAACAGATCCGTAAAAAAAGAGGAAGCAACTAG
- the gmhA gene encoding D-sedoheptulose 7-phosphate isomerase, with translation MDIKEIALGQIRDSVATKQKCIDTILDDITKAGEIVSKVLQTGNTVFLCGNGGSSCDASHIAAELVVRYKSGNERKALPALSLSADSAVLTACSNDYGYEDVFARQIEAFGKKGDLLIGLSTSGNSKNVLLALEKAKTRGLKTISLLGGDGGKMRNLSDLDVIVPSNVTARIQESHILIGHILCSIVEYNLFKME, from the coding sequence ATGGATATTAAGGAAATCGCTCTCGGACAAATCCGGGATTCCGTAGCCACCAAACAGAAATGTATCGATACGATCTTGGACGATATAACCAAGGCGGGAGAAATCGTTTCCAAGGTTTTACAAACAGGAAACACCGTCTTTCTGTGCGGAAACGGAGGTTCCTCCTGCGACGCGTCCCATATCGCGGCGGAGCTCGTGGTTCGATACAAATCCGGAAACGAAAGAAAGGCTTTGCCGGCTCTTTCCCTTTCCGCGGATTCGGCGGTGTTGACCGCTTGTTCGAACGACTACGGATACGAAGACGTATTCGCGAGACAGATCGAAGCCTTCGGAAAAAAGGGGGATCTCCTCATCGGACTTTCCACGAGCGGAAATTCCAAAAACGTTTTGCTCGCGCTGGAAAAGGCGAAAACCAGAGGTTTGAAAACCATATCGTTGTTAGGCGGAGACGGCGGAAAGATGAGGAACCTTTCGGATCTGGACGTAATCGTTCCGAGCAACGTGACCGCGAGAATCCAGGAATCCCATATTTTAATCGGACATATCCTTTGCAGCATCGTGGAATACAATCTGTTTAAAATGGAATGA
- a CDS encoding ATP-binding cassette domain-containing protein codes for MISPVIEISNLKVSTPGHHILKGIDFTLKEGEVHCIVGESGSGKSTFASCLLGMTDKELFQRSDRFSLLGQDARYLTEREWQVLRGKKIALVPQNPIWGFHPYRKTGLQMIEAFSLTNPSVAHKKEILPLLDSIQIHDPEKAFVSLPGHLSGGERQRILILLAVYSGARIVVADEPTAALDSISEVEVLKLLLKFRKERGLSVIFITHEISIVRAIADTISILYQGEWAEVLTRPQTGEWKLRSAYGKKLFEQGA; via the coding sequence GTGATTTCTCCCGTAATTGAAATTTCCAATCTGAAGGTTTCGACACCCGGTCATCATATTCTCAAAGGAATCGATTTCACTTTAAAAGAGGGAGAGGTTCATTGTATCGTGGGCGAATCCGGAAGCGGTAAGTCCACGTTCGCGTCCTGCCTATTGGGAATGACGGACAAGGAACTCTTTCAAAGGTCCGATCGTTTTTCGTTGTTAGGTCAGGACGCACGGTATCTCACTGAAAGAGAATGGCAGGTTCTCCGTGGAAAAAAAATCGCTTTGGTTCCTCAGAACCCGATCTGGGGTTTTCATCCGTATCGAAAAACCGGTTTGCAGATGATCGAAGCGTTTTCGCTGACCAATCCTTCGGTCGCTCACAAGAAGGAAATTTTACCTCTCCTCGATTCGATCCAGATTCACGATCCGGAAAAAGCCTTTGTATCGCTGCCCGGCCATCTTTCCGGAGGGGAAAGACAGAGAATTCTGATTCTTTTGGCGGTTTATTCCGGCGCTAGAATTGTCGTCGCCGACGAACCTACGGCCGCCCTCGACTCGATCAGCGAGGTGGAAGTCCTCAAACTTCTTCTAAAATTTAGAAAGGAAAGGGGACTTTCCGTCATTTTTATCACGCACGAAATCTCCATCGTCCGCGCCATAGCCGATACTATAAGTATCCTCTATCAGGGAGAATGGGCCGAAGTTCTGACAAGACCGCAAACCGGAGAATGGAAACTCCGTTCCGCTTACGGAAAAAAACTGTTTGAACAAGGGGCCTGA
- a CDS encoding FHA domain-containing protein, which produces MGYAVLLTLILFFTPLWAQKSPFIMEEADTSSFPSIRLSIRDKKQFPLERENFLIRESRGSETRTVLRPKVFRKEGSLPVHSVFLIQSGTSLEENNFNTRFLQKVVQASGEEDHFSFIFFSDDLLVVEKDLDRQAALAKARVPGSLSNRNTGTNLDLVFQKVNAILTRESYLSLLVSDNEYKLPPGLRQGLSTSGLPLQVIGRRNFSNFELVRIYGGEFYDVESQDFLSKFLTDLEYFHKHPAEIQYDSPFQNDFWKGEGDFIRGDWESSKGGKFTYTYKPGVAKQLRFVFLSPGVFLPTIGFLLILTLIGLLLLFRKERDADEPSDPSGGEAERRFHARGEEREVYQRMYGDQFHSSPYANPEGVYVSRSLPVSETEFDAAEAYDLATLIQKEGRFPGKQVPICKAETTLGNGEFSDVQVADPGVSKLHARIRKIKNRFVLYDLISDGGTYLNGKKILRPRVLYDFDEISLGKTVYVFRAR; this is translated from the coding sequence ATGGGTTATGCGGTTCTCCTAACACTGATTTTATTTTTCACGCCGCTCTGGGCGCAGAAATCTCCGTTTATCATGGAAGAAGCGGACACTTCTTCCTTTCCGTCGATTCGACTTTCGATCCGAGACAAAAAGCAGTTTCCTTTGGAACGGGAGAATTTTCTGATCCGTGAATCCAGAGGATCGGAAACCCGCACCGTTCTCCGGCCGAAGGTTTTTCGTAAAGAAGGAAGTCTCCCCGTACATTCCGTTTTTCTAATTCAATCCGGAACTTCTTTGGAAGAAAACAACTTCAACACGCGCTTTTTACAAAAGGTCGTGCAGGCTTCCGGAGAGGAGGACCATTTCAGTTTTATCTTTTTTTCGGACGATCTGCTCGTAGTAGAAAAGGACTTGGATCGTCAAGCGGCTCTTGCAAAAGCCCGCGTCCCGGGTTCTCTTAGCAATCGAAACACCGGAACCAATTTGGATCTCGTATTCCAAAAAGTGAATGCGATTTTAACGAGGGAATCCTATCTTTCGCTTCTTGTTTCCGACAACGAGTACAAACTTCCTCCCGGACTCAGACAAGGTTTGTCCACATCCGGTCTTCCCTTGCAAGTGATCGGTAGACGCAATTTTTCCAACTTCGAACTCGTTCGGATTTACGGCGGAGAATTCTACGATGTGGAATCTCAGGACTTTCTTTCTAAGTTTTTAACGGATCTCGAATACTTTCACAAACATCCCGCCGAGATTCAGTACGATTCTCCCTTTCAAAACGATTTTTGGAAAGGAGAAGGGGATTTTATTCGGGGAGATTGGGAATCTTCCAAGGGCGGGAAATTCACGTACACATACAAACCCGGAGTTGCGAAACAACTTCGATTCGTCTTTTTAAGTCCCGGGGTTTTTCTTCCTACGATCGGATTTCTGCTCATTCTTACTTTGATCGGTCTTTTGCTTTTGTTCCGGAAGGAAAGAGACGCGGACGAGCCTTCCGACCCAAGCGGCGGAGAAGCGGAACGCCGCTTTCACGCGCGCGGTGAAGAACGGGAAGTCTATCAAAGAATGTATGGGGATCAGTTTCATTCTTCCCCGTATGCGAATCCGGAAGGGGTTTACGTTTCCCGTTCCTTGCCCGTGAGCGAAACCGAGTTCGACGCGGCGGAAGCCTACGATCTTGCGACTCTGATTCAAAAAGAAGGAAGATTCCCCGGAAAACAGGTTCCGATCTGTAAGGCCGAAACCACTCTCGGCAACGGGGAATTTTCAGACGTCCAGGTCGCCGATCCGGGGGTCAGTAAACTGCACGCTAGAATCCGCAAGATCAAAAACCGTTTCGTATTGTATGATCTGATTTCCGACGGCGGAACATATTTAAACGGAAAGAAAATTCTCCGTCCGCGCGTGTTGTATGATTTCGACGAGATCAGCCTCGGCAAAACGGTCTACGTTTTTCGAGCTCGTTAA
- the leuC gene encoding 3-isopropylmalate dehydratase large subunit, whose protein sequence is MKTMFEKIWEDHLVGELDAGSYLIYIDRHLIHEVTSPQAFEGLKLAGRKVRRPEATFATMDHNVSTRTRDLSLADPISAIQMQTLKKNCDENGIRLYDFQNPDQGIIHVIAPEMGLTHPGMTIVCGDSHTSTHGAFGALAFGIGTSEVEHVLATQTLVQKRAKTMEIRVDGKLSDKVTAKDIILAIIGKIGTAGATGYVIEYRGSAIQALSMEARMTICNMSIEAGARAGLIAPDEITFNYIKGKDFAPKGAEWDLAVKKWKHYVTDEGAKFDTTVILHADEIAPMVTWGTSPSQVVSVKGTVPSPSDATDPIDKIGIESALKYMGLTPGEKIEDITINKVFIGSCTNSRIEDLRAAAATIKGKQVSSKVQAIVVPGSGRVKRQAEQEGLDKIFTAAGFEWRNPGCSMCLAMNDDVLEPGDRCASTSNRNFEGRQGKGGRTHLVGPEMAAAAAIEGRFVDIRNWK, encoded by the coding sequence ATGAAGACAATGTTCGAAAAAATCTGGGAAGACCATCTGGTTGGAGAACTGGATGCGGGATCGTATTTAATTTATATCGATCGTCATCTCATTCACGAAGTTACAAGCCCCCAGGCTTTCGAAGGACTCAAACTCGCGGGCAGAAAAGTCCGCCGTCCCGAGGCGACTTTTGCCACTATGGATCATAACGTATCCACTCGCACTCGGGATCTCAGCCTCGCCGATCCGATTTCCGCGATTCAGATGCAGACCTTAAAAAAGAACTGCGACGAAAACGGAATCCGTCTTTACGACTTTCAAAATCCGGATCAAGGAATCATTCACGTGATCGCTCCCGAGATGGGTTTGACTCATCCGGGGATGACGATCGTCTGCGGAGATTCTCATACGTCCACACACGGCGCGTTCGGCGCGCTCGCGTTTGGGATCGGAACCAGCGAAGTGGAACACGTTCTCGCGACCCAAACCCTCGTTCAAAAAAGAGCGAAAACGATGGAGATCCGCGTAGACGGAAAACTTTCCGATAAGGTCACCGCGAAGGACATTATTCTCGCGATCATCGGTAAGATCGGGACAGCCGGTGCGACCGGTTACGTGATCGAGTATCGGGGTTCCGCGATCCAAGCCCTCAGCATGGAAGCGAGAATGACGATCTGCAACATGTCGATCGAGGCCGGTGCAAGAGCGGGACTGATCGCTCCGGATGAAATCACGTTCAATTATATCAAAGGAAAAGACTTCGCACCGAAGGGAGCGGAATGGGATCTCGCGGTGAAGAAGTGGAAACACTACGTGACCGACGAAGGCGCCAAGTTCGACACGACCGTAATTCTTCACGCGGATGAAATCGCACCGATGGTGACCTGGGGAACTTCTCCGAGCCAAGTCGTTTCCGTCAAAGGAACCGTTCCGAGCCCGAGCGACGCGACCGATCCGATCGACAAGATCGGAATCGAATCCGCGCTCAAATACATGGGTTTAACTCCCGGTGAAAAGATCGAAGACATTACGATCAATAAAGTATTCATCGGTTCCTGCACCAATTCCAGAATCGAAGACTTAAGAGCCGCGGCGGCGACGATCAAAGGAAAACAAGTTTCTTCCAAGGTGCAAGCGATCGTGGTTCCCGGTTCGGGAAGAGTCAAACGCCAAGCGGAACAGGAAGGTTTAGATAAGATCTTTACAGCGGCCGGTTTTGAATGGAGAAATCCGGGTTGTTCCATGTGTCTCGCGATGAACGACGACGTTCTCGAACCGGGCGACCGTTGCGCTTCCACTTCGAACCGAAACTTCGAAGGTCGTCAAGGAAAAGGCGGAAGAACGCATCTCGTAGGACCGGAAATGGCGGCGGCCGCGGCGATCGAAGGCCGATTCGTAGACATCCGAAACTGGAAATAA